The genomic segment TTTATCTTAACAAAACAATGCAATCTTCCAAAGTTGCTTTGCCTTCCACAATATCTTCAGCCAGTGTTAAACAGGTTGGTGAACCGCAGGCAGAGCAGTCAAGTCCAGGTAAAGTTGCATTTATCTGATGAATTCTTTTCATCTTTTCCAGAGCAGTTTTAATGTCACTGCTCAGTTTCATTATCGATCTGCCTGCTAAGGGAGTAACATCAAAATCACCGTTATCAAACATCTCACTGATTCGTTTATCTTCAAATTTTGTGTCTTTTCCCTTACTGATAATGTGCCTGATACGACTGGCAGCGATAAAGGGATTTTCAATATTGAGCACTCCACCAACACACCCGCCAATGCAACTGTGAAAAACTATGAAGTCATAGGGGTCTATCTGCTGGTTCTCAATTTTAAGTAAAATCTCAATAACATTTGAAATGCCGGATACAGCAAGAGTCCGAATATTGCCATCATCATTTTCAGAAGCTTCCATTCGGGAAACTGATAAGCTCAATCCTTTTGTATATACATCAATTTCGCGCTCATCACTGGCAGCTTCCGGTAATACTTCCAGGGCATGACCAAAGACTTCCTGGATAGAGATGGCTCCGTTTTCAATATCAGCAATATTACCTTCAGGTTGATGAACTGCAGTGACCTGAGAAATGCAGGGGACAATCTGATAGATCCCAATATCATCATCAGGGATATTCTTTTCATTCACCAGCTTTTGACGATAATACACCGCCAGAACGCTCATTGGTGATTCCAAATGCAGAAGATTGGGCAGTAATGAG from the Candidatus Stygibacter australis genome contains:
- a CDS encoding [Fe-Fe] hydrogenase large subunit C-terminal domain-containing protein, translating into MENDKKYFHALQVKTQKCVACMKCVRVCPTKALRIREGKVQLDDTRCIDCGRCITACKYGALIPWSDTMEITKNKKYKVAILSTAFAGQFSDKVGYPTAKKAIYHLGFDEVLEESMITEQYSWMIRKYLKEYPQTRPVLSSNCPAVVRLIQVRFPSLLPNLLHLESPMSVLAVYYRQKLVNEKNIPDDDIGIYQIVPCISQVTAVHQPEGNIADIENGAISIQEVFGHALEVLPEAASDEREIDVYTKGLSLSVSRMEASENDDGNIRTLAVSGISNVIEILLKIENQQIDPYDFIVFHSCIGGCVGGVLNIENPFIAASRIRHIISKGKDTKFEDKRISEMFDNGDFDVTPLAGRSIMKLSSDIKTALEKMKRIHQINATLPGLDCSACGSPTCLTLAEDIVEGKATLEDCIVLLR